In a genomic window of Bacillus rossius redtenbacheri isolate Brsri chromosome 4 unlocalized genomic scaffold, Brsri_v3 Brsri_v3_scf4_2, whole genome shotgun sequence:
- the LOC134541874 gene encoding chymotrypsinogen A-like gives MSAAITCAFLLLLTISSQDAADLHKNRRRHFKVQHEVAPANTDHTQSSVAPRIINGQRASLGQFPWYAATVGDGMALCGGALVAGSWVLTAAHCTYSFSEFEIYVGSVTLDLDSGPVQVTTLKRTHAGYNRTTHANDIALLQLTTAVSFTASIKPIRLPSSADGSKTYEGQTGVVCGYGLTSQSGEQSDNLMYAELPVISRQACAEFYGSIVRSETLFCTLGEHGTATCQGDSGGALAIREDDGEYTQIGLVSFGSSKTCSNYPTGYTNVSSHLQWIKSQIGNTFSHPVLDIDMVY, from the exons GATGCAGCAGACCTGCACAAGAATAGGAGGAGACATTTCAAGGTCCAGCATGAAGTCGCACCAGCCAACACAGATCACACTCAAA GTTCCGTGGCGCCACGCATCATTAACGGCCAGCGAGCGTCGCTGGGGCAGTTCCCGTGGTACGCGGCGACCGTGGGGGACGGCATGGCGCTGTGCGGGGGAGCCCTCGTCGCCGGCAGCTGGGTCCTGACCGCTGCACACTGCACCTACTC GTTTAGCGAATTTGAAATCTACGTAGGCTCTGTAACGCTGGACCTTGACAGCGGGCCAGTCCAAGTGACCACGCTCAAGAGGACGCACGCTGGCTACAACAGGACCACGCACGCTAATGACATAGCCCTTCTGCAGCTTACAACAGCAGTCTCGTTCACAG CAAGCATCAAACCAATCAGATTACCATCTTCTGCAGATGGCAGCAAGACATACGAGGGACAAACTGGAGTTGTCTGCGGCTACGGACTAACTTCACAAA GTGGTGAGCAAAGCGACAACCTGATGTATGCAGAGCTACCTGTAATCAGCAGGCAAGCCTGTGCAGAGTTTTATGGTTCAATTGTAAGAAGCGAGACACTTTTCTGCACTCTGGGGGAGCATGGCACAGCCACCTGCCAG GGGGACAGCGGTGGTGCTCTGGCAATACGTGAAGATGACGGCGAGTACACACAGATAGGTTTGGTCTCGTTCGGATCTTCAAAAACATGCTCCAACTATCCCACTGGTTACACCAACGTTTCCAGTCACCTCCAGTGGATCAAGTCGCAGATCGGAAACACATTCTCACACCCCGTACTGGATATTGACATGGTGTACTAA